From the genome of Drosophila melanogaster chromosome 2L, one region includes:
- the CG16704 gene encoding uncharacterized protein, isoform A — MKYLVVFALICCLVASAFATLKNPICGEEFGVKGTCRSLQPMWTYRPDTNECFTFNYSGCHGNNNLFHKKLECEEKCKI; from the exons ATGAAATACCTAGTCGTTTTTGCACTCATCTGCTGTCTTGTGGCATCAGCATTTGCGACTTTGAAAAACC CAATCTGTGGCGAGGAGTTTGGCGTCAAGGGTACTTGCCGTTCCCTGCAACCCATGTGGACCTATCGCCCAGATACGAACGAGTGCTTCACCTTCAATTACTCCGGCTGCCACGGAAACAATAATCTATTCCACAAAAAGTTGGAGTGCgaagaaaaatgcaaaatataa
- the CG3513 gene encoding uncharacterized protein: MKYIGFVAIAFLLSLSGSRLWVHAKPEMCQQPSSMVGMAQDGAACMAFMPAWTYDASKNACTEFIFGGCGGNSNQFSTKSECEKACKD; the protein is encoded by the exons ATGAAGTATATCGGCTTTGTCGCCATCGCCTTTTTGCTGAGTCTGTCCGGCAGTCGTTTATGGGTGCATGCCAAGCCGG AGATGTGCCAGCAGCCCTCTTCGATGGTGGGCATGGCGCAGGATGGAGCTGCCTGCATGGCTTTTATGCCGGCCTGGACCTATGATGCCTCCAAAAACGCCTGCACCGAGTTCATTTTCGGTGGCTGCGGTGGAAACTCCAATCAGTTCTCTACCAAGAGTGAATGCGAAAAGGCCTGCAAGGACTAA
- the Acp24A4 gene encoding accessory gland protein 24A4, isoform C, producing MKLLILLFVFIALASNSLALKNEICGLPAAANGNCLALFSRWSYDAQYNVCFNFIYGGCQGNENSFESQEECINKCVE from the exons ATGAAGCTGCTGattcttctttttgttttcatcgCTCTTGCAAGCAATTCTTTGGCTCTGAAAAATG AAATCTGTGGATTACCCGCTGCCGCTAATGGTAATTGCTTGGCATTGTTTTCTCGCTGGTCTTATGATGCTCAATATAACGTATGCTTTAATTTTATCTACGGCGGATGTCAGGGCAAcgaaaattcatttgaatCCCAGGAAGAGTGTATAAATAAGTGCGTGGAGTAA
- the CG43165 gene encoding uncharacterized protein — translation MRLVVLGCLLLALETVGLCLKDPICGQPPAVNGNDFIKCAGSFEKFSYYPHINVCQKFEYGGCFGNDNSFNTLEKCHKKCKLDWNTLYFLNCAYI, via the exons ATGAGGCTAGTGGTTCTTGGCTGTTTGCTGCTGGCACTGGAAACAGTTGGCTTGTGTCTCAAAGATC CTATCTGTGGACAACCGCCTGCAGTAAATGGCAATGATTTCATTAAGTGCGCTGGAAGTTTTGAAAAGTTCAGTTACTATCCACACATAAATGTTTGCCAGAAATTTGAATACGGCGGCTGTTTTGGAAATGATAATAGTTTCAATACCCTAGAGAAATGCCATAAAAAGTGCAAACTCGATTGGAATACATTATATTTCTTAAATTGTGCTTACATATAA
- the CG16713 gene encoding uncharacterized protein: protein MKLLILVFVFVAFVANALALKNAICGLPHSLNGDGRISCEAYIPSWSYDADRNECVKFIYGGCGGNNNRFNSREICEDKCLQ, encoded by the exons ATGAAACTGTTGATTTTGGTTTTCGTGTTTGTCGCTTTTGTGGCCAACGCCTTGGCCCTGAAAAATG CAATCTGTGGTCTACCCCATTCCCTAAACGGAGATGGCAGAATATCCTGTGAGGCCTATATACCCAGTTGGTCCTACGACGCCGATCGAAACGAGTGCGTCAAATTTATCTACGGAGGCTGCGGAGGCAATAACAATAGATTTAATTCGAGGGAAATCTGTGAAGACAagtgtttgcaataa
- the IM33 gene encoding immune induced molecule 33, isoform B, which translates to MKFIAAVCLMFALVAVALGLKDPICGLPAGIDGNGLIKCAAFIPSFSYHPETNSCEKFIYGGCGGNENRFGTQELCEQKCKE; encoded by the exons ATGAAATTCATTGCTGCCGTCTGTTTGATGTTCGCCCTGGTGGCTGTGGCCCTCGGCCTCAAGGATC CTATCTGTGGACTGCCCGCTGGTATTGATGGCAATGGTCTCATCAAGTGTGCCGCTTTTATACCCAGCTTCAGTTATCATCCCGAAACCAATTCGTGTGAAAAGTTCATCTACGGCGGATGCGGCGGCAATGAGAACCGATTTGGAACCCAGGAGCTCTGCGAACAAAAGTGCAAGGAATAA
- the CG3604 gene encoding uncharacterized protein, isoform B, which produces MCFRYSFSFIVFAAVLLLAAGIRAAPSDVVVEKAEEPAVAKPLPDASELTVPEDCHQPKETGRCFALFYRYAYNVDTQSCEEFVYGGCAGNKNNFESKEQCEQACLVKSAVSSTDSTTEQNSEVATETSTSS; this is translated from the coding sequence ATGTGCTTTAGATATAGCTTCAGTTTCATAGTATTCGCGGCTGTTCTGCTCCTGGCAGCCGGAATTCGTGCAGCTCCCTCGGATGTCGTCGTGGAGAAGGCGGAGGAGCCCGCGGTGGCCAAACCCCTGCCTGATGCCAGTGAGCTCACTGTTCCGGAGGACTGTCATCAGCCCAAGGAAACCGGTCGCTGTTTCGCTCTGTTCTATCGCTACGCCTACAACGTGGATACACAATCCTGCGAGGAGTTCGTTTACGGTGGATGTGCCGGCAACAAGAACAACTTCGAATCCAAGGAGCAGTGCGAACAGGCATGTTTGGTAAAGTCTGCGGTTTCCTCCACGGACTCAACAACCGAACAAAACAGCGAAGTGGCCACAGAAACTAGCACCTCGTCTTAA
- the CG10031 gene encoding uncharacterized protein, with protein MLLRMTQFLCLAALVLLSLMQLTQAVATPNNNNNNNNNIKPKAVVQVQPGNPSGNKPAVATTTIKPQRLVPDPKCLQPLDVGPCRMSLERFYYNKDSKACETFKYGGCRGNDNRWGFRQTCEEACIPKK; from the exons ATGCTTCTGCGGATGACCCAGTTTctctgccttgcggcactcgtTTTGCTAAGTCTTATGCAACTTACGCAGGCAGTAGCCACtcccaataataataataataataataacaatattaaacCGAAGGCTGTGGTTCAGGTGCAACCTGGAAATCCATCGGGAAACAAGCCTGCAGTTGCCACAACTACAATCAAACCACAGAGACTGGTACCAg ATCCCAAATGCCTGCAGCCCTTGGACGTTGGTCCATGCCGCATGAGCCTAGAAAGGTTCTACTACAACAAGGATTCAAAAGCTTGCGAGACCTTCAAGTACGGAGGATGTCGAGGCAATGACAATCGTTGGGGATTCCGACAAACTTGTGAGGAGGCTTGTATTCCCAAAAAGTGA
- the CG42464 gene encoding uncharacterized protein: MFINIWYLFIALAGVNAESADEICQLTPEANGFGKIMSCAHYSNWFSYHSDKNECLEFSYGGCGGNENRFQTKAICEDLCKNKVEQL, translated from the exons ATGTTCATCAATATATGGTATTTATTCATAGCATTAGCTGGTGTTAATGCGGAATCAGCAGATG aaatCTGTCAACTTACGCCTGAGGCTAATGGCTTTGGGAAAATTATGTCCTGTGCACACTACTCGAATTGGTTTTCCTATCATTCAGATAAAAACGAATGTCTGGAGTTTTCATACGGAGGCTGTGGTGGCAACGAAAATAGGTTTCAAACTAAAGCAATTTGCGAAGATCTCTGCAAAAATAAAGTTGAGCAGCTTTGA
- the CG42465 gene encoding uncharacterized protein codes for MKVYILIWTILALTADINGLVCNLEPFVQGSCLELTDLYSYVEYKNDCVYWQGCLLNGNHFSKKEECEDMCKQ; via the exons ATGaaagtatatattttgatCTGGACAATATTAGCTCTAACGGCGgatataaatggct TGGTTTGTAATCTTGAACCTTTTGTCCAAGGATCATGCCTGGAATTGACAGACCTCTATTCCTATGTTGAATATAAAAACGATTGTGTATACTGGCAGGGATGCCTTCTGAATGGAAATCATTTTAGCAAAAAAGAGGAGTGCGAAGACATGTGCAAGCAATAA
- the Sfp24C1 gene encoding seminal fluid protein 24C1: MRSFCILALLITLKFEMGYGNSVCNLQATFIGWCKMTIRGFTFVASKNACRRISGPCAAQDNFFMDKASCETACKKIILP, translated from the exons ATGAGGTCGTTTTGTATATTGGCCTTATTAATAACCCTTAAGTTCGAAATGGGATATGGAAATT CTGTCTGcaatcttcaggccacattcATTGGATGGTGTAAAATGACTATAAGAGGATTTACTTTCGTAGCTTCCAAAAACGCATGCCGTAGAATTTCTGGACCATGTGCTGCACAGGATAACTTTTTCATGGACAAAGCTTCCTGCGAAACAGcatgcaaaaaaataatattaccttGA
- the CG42467 gene encoding uncharacterized protein, with amino-acid sequence MRSFCVSVLLVTLLGIAMAYRDYSEKCYQSPRSYGPCNVKAHGYTYDSRRNVCRRIVLRCMARGNYFFDKDSCEYTCLKHIQ; translated from the exons ATGAGATCGTTTTGTGTGTCTGTCTTATTAGTTACCCTTTTGGGGATTGCGATGGCATATAGAGATT ATTCGGAGAAGTGCTATCAATCCCCTCGGTCTTATGGACCTTGTAATGTTAAGGCCCATGGATACACTTATGATTCTCGTAGAAATGTATGTCGTCGAATTGTTCTTCGGTGTATGGCAAGGGGTAACTATTTCTTTGACAAAGATTCCTGCGAATACACATGCTTAAAGCATATTCAGTag
- the CG43145 gene encoding uncharacterized protein, with translation MRSIYLALILCCLCPLITAQNPICRIKASFVGKCKGFAYIPRKHRCVRISGDCYGRGNFFKRFEDCQASCIDF, from the exons ATGAGATCGATCTACTTGGCGCTCATATTATGTTGTTTATGTCCTTTGATAACCGCGCAGAACC CCATCTGTCGCATAAAGGCCTCTTTTGTGGGAAAGTGCAAGGGTTTCGCCTACATACCGAGAAAGCATAGATGTGTAAGGATATCTGGTGACTGCTACGGAAGGGGTAACTTCTTCAAACGATTCGAGGACTGTCAAGCAAGTTGTATAGATTTTTGA
- the CG2816 gene encoding uncharacterized protein: MMPAYWQWLLVGLLLLIPHHSGAASKRVKLCLQPMISGRCFGYVESYAYNPIKRHCEPFIYGGCGGNDNRFSTKAECEFNCRDI, encoded by the exons ATGATGCCGGCTTATTGGCAGTGGCTTTTGGTTGGCCTCCTCCTGTTGATTCCGCACCATTCAGGGGCGGCCTCCAAGAGAG TGAAACTATGCCTGCAGCCCATGATCAGTGGTCGGTGCTTTGGATACGTTGAGAGCTATGCCTACAATCCCATTAAGCGCCATTGCGAACCCTTCATCTACGGCGGATGCGGCGGTAATGACAATCGATTTAGTACCAAAGCTGAGTGCGAGTTCAACTGCCGTGATATTTGA
- the CG31778 gene encoding uncharacterized protein, isoform B — MANFSQLRITIGFCVILAVILEQPFTAEAVVRDACQTAPNKSVWLCSPSTLGIFFDPETQRCRYMGCSNRKLFLTLEDCEKICNNPRHIKRRNQAKANETSH, encoded by the exons ATGGCCAACTTCAGTCAGCTAAGAATCACCATTGGATTTTGTGTGATTTTGGCCGTTATCCTGGAACAACCATTCACTGCAGAGGCGGTTGTTC GAGATGCATGCCAGACGGCGCCGAATAAGAGTGTGTGGCTATGTAGCCCATCTACCCTGGGCATATTTTTCGATCCGGAGACACAACGTTGTCGCTACATGGGATGCAGTAATCGAAAGCTGTTCTTAACCCTTGAAGACTGCGAAAAGATTTGCAACAATCCGCGGCACATCAAGCGACGCAACCAAGCAAAGGCCAATGAAACATCACATTGA
- the CG31777 gene encoding uncharacterized protein has translation MSRHKPASVVLTLLLVVLLALIHHRRIDARFVPGPPSIPSICKKPPPRSEGVCAIDIEGYYYDPITFDCKMYKIGACHLIRGQSFGSQQDCISTCIHGIRRNHDFYVNE, from the exons ATGTCTCGACACAAGCCCGCGTCGGTGGTGCTAAcgctgctgttggtggtgctgttgGCGCTGATCCACCACCGCCGCATAGATGCCAGATTCGTGCCCGGTCCGCCTTCAATACCCA GTATTTGCAAAAAACCACCGCCACGTTCGGAGGGCGTTTGTGCCATTGATATCGAGGGATACTATTACGATCCGATAACATTTGACTGCAAGATGTACAAGATCGGGGCATGCCACTTGATTCGTGGCCAGAGTTTCGGCAGTCAACAGGATTGCATTTCCACCTGCATCCATGGGATACGCCGGAATCATGACTTTTATGTGAACGagtaa
- the cutlet gene encoding cutlet, with protein sequence MDQYPDENEEFELQYQDELELLEDLPDEFNAYDGPSTSKQAAEKQKENRAPVAALRDSTRLGNSTLGSPQLSQITFGASQLGGEEEAEGTSSGGQVNRRLFGTPKGPPVGRGCSTPFQRMPAIQELENTQLTSRSYGLEKENAAANQLQEVGLKNVNKRRLERDLFGDIDDLFHESYEDPMVKKARTEEQRDHEAIERILELRRKMRESSKTLRKDDVSRLKALHDFKMRNLSYEIPNWPFLAIQRSDLERIYVRFHSEDYEQRQLDLISARGEVVGSLLGEAKDKIWQEAGEIVLSRATAAEDADVTLVNSNANSEPGRLWVDKYKPRKYIDLLSDEMTNRSLLYWLKMWDKVVFGKAFHSKREQEAVTGEGGTAGGAANQLNSFNKRTGKFESNGGWRQRKSRQALNTNVDALGRPMQKVALLCGPPGLGKTTLAHTIARHAGYNVREINASDDRSPEAFKLALENGTQMSSVLNEDKRPNCIVLDEIDGAPRQSIDYLVKFISDAVYTKVKAKGAKAEHNVLKRPIICICNDVYDPALRPLRQVAFVVTFPPIDAARLAERLVKIAFKEQLKTDFGSLIALAEKSGNDVRSCISSMQFFNAQKHSLTLQDVLNNNLGQKDRHQGLFAVWDAIFRIQRPRKTLHTDANKVDEPAQVTMTNTSVTTRVRNVLEVVHSSGDYERLTQGVYENYLQQKMPDPNFTGVCEALKWFCFTDTVQHQISRQQNYSVYPYLQYGFVAWHLLFATLAWPKIAFPTRGFEFQQKSTNQRNIFQALCKGVTTSALGVGQGGTLLLDTVPLLKRILSPQLRSVAVQLLSPKEQQDLRHTIEVMVDLGLTFVQVKSQEGHYVFQTEPDLDALSAFPGYTGLSLPYFSRQLIAREVDLERIRRAAPKGGAPSAPAAKKKTSGAAAQLPNHLQTLKPKPISASNMHSAPKQQLTKDFFGRITHKSTSTNSAEESKTDAIVKSPIWYRYKEGFNNAVRKDVHIHELL encoded by the exons ATGGATCAGTATCCGGACGAAAACGAGGAGTTCGAGCTGCAATAccaagacgaactagagctgCTGGAGGACTTGCCGGACGAGTTTAACGCGTACGATGGACCGAGCACATCCAAACAGGCCGCTgaaaagcaaaaggaaaacagagCTCCCGTTGCGGCACTAAGAGATAGCACCCGTCTTGGAAACTCTACACTGGGATCGCCACAGCTGTCGCAGATTACCTTTGGAGCTAGCCAGTTGGGTGGGGAAGAGGAGGCAGAAGGAACTTCATCTGGAGGCCAGGTCAATCGGCGCCTTTTTGGAACGCCCAAAGGTCCACCGGTGGGCAGAGGGTGCTCGACACCCTTTCAGCGAATGCCCGCCATCCAGGAGCTGGAAAATACACAACTAACAAGCCGCTCCTATGGCCtggaaaaggaaaatgcaGCAGCTAATCAGCTGCAGGAAGTGGGTCTCAAAAATGTCAATAAGCGCCGCCTGGAACGCGATCTCTTCGGGGACATAGATGACCTTTTTCACGAGTCTTACGAAGATCCCATGGTGAAGAAAGCCCGAACTGAGGAGCAACGAGATCACGAGGCCATCGAAAGAATCCTCGAGCTGCGACGCAAAATGCGAGAATCAAGCAAGACTCTGCGAAAGGACGACGTTAGTCGCCTCAAGGCACTGCACGATTTCAAGATGAGAAACCTATCGTATGAGATCCCAAACTGGCCTTTCCTGGCCATTCAGCGCAGTGATCTCGAGCGGATCTACGTAAGATTCCACTCCGAGGACTATGAACAAAGGCAATTGGACCTGATCAGTGCCAGGGGCGAGGTGGTGGGCAGTCTTTTGGGTGAGGCCAAGGATAAGATCTGGCAGGAAGCCGGCGAAATA GTTTTGAGTCGCGCTACAGCCGCAGAAGACGCAGATGTAACTCTCGTAAATAGCAACGCCAATTCAGAGCCCGGACGCCTTTGGGTGGACAAGTACAAGCCGAGGAAATACATCGACCTGCTCTCCGATGAAATGACCAACAGAAGCCTGCTCTACTGGCTGAAAATGTGGGACAAAGTGGTCTTTGGCAAAGCCTTTCACAGCAAACGGGAACAGGAGGCGGTGACTGGAGAGGGCGGCACTGCTGGCGGAGCTGCCAACCAGCTGAATAGCTTCAATAAACGTACGGGCAAATTCGAATCCAATGGCGGCTGGCGGCAACGCAAATCTCGCCAAGCTCTCAACACAAATGTGGATGCTTTGGGCAGACCCATGCAGAAGGTGGCGCTGCTATGTGGTCCTCCAGGTCTGGGGAAAACTACACTGGCGCACACGATCGCCCGACATGCTGGTTATAATGTCCGGGAGATCAACGCCTCCGATGATCGCAGTCCAGAGGCATTCAAACTGGCTTTGGAGAATGGCACGCAAATGTCTTCGGTTCTGAATGAAGACAAACGGCCCAATTGCATAGTTCTGG ATGAAATCGATGGCGCGCCTCGTCAATCTATTGATTATCTGGTCAAGTTCATCAGCGATGCTGTTTACACCAAAGTTAAAGCCAAGGGCGCCAAGGCAGAGCACAACGTCTTGAAGCGACCTATTATCTGCATTTGCAACGATGTCTACGATCCCGCCCTGCGCCCTTTAAGGCAGGTGGCCTTTGTGGTCACGTTTCCGCCCATCGATGCAGCACGTCTGGCAGAGAG ATTAGTTAAGATTGCCTTCAAAGAGCAGCTTAAGACGGACTTTGGTTCACTTATCGCGCTAGCTGAGAAATCCGGAAACGATGTGAGGAGCTGTATATCATCCATGCAGTTTTTTAA TGCTCAAAAGCACAGTCTTACTCTGCAAGATGTGCTGAACAACAATCTGGGACAAAAGGACAGGCATCAAGGTCTGTTCGCCGTGTGGGATGCTATTTTTCGG ATACAACGTCCGCGGAAAACCCTGCACACAGACGCCAATAAGGTCGATGAGCCCGCCCAGGTTACCATGACAAACACGTCTGTGACAACACGAGTTCGCAATGTACTAGAGGTGGTCCACTCTAGTGGGGATTATGAAAG ACTAACGCAAGGCGTGTATGAGAACTACCTGCAACAGAAGATGCCCGATCCAAACTTTACGGGCGTGTGCGAAGCCCTAAAATGGTTTTGCTTCACGGATACAGTGCAGCATCAGATCAGCAGACAGCAGAACTACAGTGTGTACCCGTACCTGCAGTACGGTTTCGTCGCTTGGCATTTGCTGTTCGCCACACTGGCTTGGCCAAAAATCGCATTTCCCACGCGTGGCTTTGAG TTCCAGCAGAAGAGCACCAACCAGAGAAACATCTTTCAGGCCCTCTGCAAAGGTGTCACCACCTCTGCGCTGGGTGTGGGTCAGGGCGGAACTCTGCTTCTCGATACGGTGCCGCTGCTAAAGAGGATTCTATCGCCGCAACTGCGCTCCGTGGCGGTGCAGTTGCTATCGCCAAA GGAGCAGCAGGACTTGCGCCACACCATCGAGGTGATGGTTGATCTCGGCCTAACGTTTGTGCAGGTCAAGTCCCAGGAAGGACACTATGTCTTCCAAACAGAACCGGATCTCGATGCACTCAGTGCTTTTCCAG GTTACACAGGTCTCTCGCTTCCCTACTTCAGTCGACAGTTGATAGCCCGCGAGGTGGACTTGGAACGGATACGACGGGCTGCCCCTAAGGGCGGTGCACCCTCAGCTCCAGCCGCAAAAAAGAAGACATCAGGAGCTGCAGCGCAGCTACCCAATCATTTGCAAACATTGAAGCCGAAACCAATTTCGGCCTCTAATATGCACAGTGCACCCAAGCAGCAG CTAACTAAGGACTTTTTTGGCCGCATTACTCACAAATCGACTTCGACAAACTCAGCTGAAGAAT CCAAAACGGATGCAATTGTGAAGAGTCCTATTTGGTATCGCTATAAGGAGGGTTTCAACAATGCCGTTCGCAAAGATGTTCACATTCACGAGCTGCTTTAA
- the CG31955 gene encoding uncharacterized protein, isoform D, with the protein MEGDKVVFHSSDLPYEYLYDDEKHVSHMPDSKLSVRNILDSAYASAEGKIITRKLSRSIPPYPHAVRVKNGIRVYEYSEPRKQSYKSSLWKEAYNILHQRLDIAEPIAAKEHVRTQIHPCLHKIKGLLDPETCIKCPRCHKSISSTKVVKSFA; encoded by the exons ATGGAGGGGGACAAGGTAGTTTTTCATAGTTCTGATCTACCATACGAATATTTATACGACGACGAAAAACACGTTTCGCACATGCCGGATTCCAAATTAAGTGTACGAAATATTTTGGATTCAGCTTACGCTTCTGCTGAAGGCAAAATTATAACTAGGAAACTTTCGCGCAGCATTCCGCCGTATCCGCATGCTGTTCGAGTAAAAAATGGCATTCGTGTTTATGAATACAGTGAGCCCAGAAAACAGAGCTACAAATCAAGTTTATGGAAGGAGGCCTACAAT ATACTCCACCAGCGGTTGGATATTGCCGAGCCAATCGCAGCAAAGGAACACGTGAGAACGCAGATACATCCGTGTCTGCACAAGATCAAAGGACTTCTAGATCCGGAAACCTGCATCAAGTGTCCGCGGTGTCATAAGTCCATTTCGTCCACCAAAGTTGTGAAAAGCTTTGCATAG
- the CG31955 gene encoding uncharacterized protein, isoform B gives MEGDKILHQRLDIAEPIAAKEHVRTQIHPCLHKIKGLLDPETCIKCPRCHKSISSTKVVKSFA, from the exons ATGGAGGGGGACAAG ATACTCCACCAGCGGTTGGATATTGCCGAGCCAATCGCAGCAAAGGAACACGTGAGAACGCAGATACATCCGTGTCTGCACAAGATCAAAGGACTTCTAGATCCGGAAACCTGCATCAAGTGTCCGCGGTGTCATAAGTCCATTTCGTCCACCAAAGTTGTGAAAAGCTTTGCATAG